Proteins encoded in a region of the Paenibacillus pedocola genome:
- a CDS encoding NAD(P)H-dependent flavin oxidoreductase produces MKLPTIQFGHIKSRVPVIQGGMGVGISLSGLAAAVASAGGIGTISGTGITAEELRMHIRKTRELSNGVGYIGVNVLFAVKDFAEKMKIALEEKVDFIISGAGISRDIYAWGREYGTPVVTIVSSAKLARISERLGASAVVVEGFEAGGHLGTDRSMFDILPEVLEAVSIPVIAAGGILTGDDIAKALRIGASGVQMGTRFVASHECDAPLAFKQKYVDAQQGDTVLIKSTVGLEGRAIRNEFTDRISNDAKLKIVKCYDCLKVCSHRFCTMESLLTSLRGDVKNGLVFAGSRVHEIKEILSVQQIIDNLMNEYQGAFNPAT; encoded by the coding sequence TTGAAACTTCCAACAATCCAATTCGGACATATTAAATCGAGAGTTCCTGTTATTCAAGGTGGAATGGGTGTAGGCATATCCTTAAGCGGACTAGCCGCTGCTGTAGCCAGTGCAGGCGGGATCGGCACCATCTCTGGTACAGGAATCACTGCTGAAGAGCTGAGAATGCATATTCGCAAAACAAGAGAACTCTCTAATGGGGTTGGTTATATCGGTGTGAATGTACTATTCGCAGTGAAGGACTTTGCCGAAAAAATGAAGATTGCTTTGGAGGAAAAGGTTGACTTTATTATTTCCGGAGCCGGAATTTCTAGAGATATTTATGCTTGGGGTAGAGAATATGGTACCCCTGTCGTAACTATTGTTTCATCCGCCAAATTAGCCCGAATTTCCGAAAGACTTGGTGCCTCCGCAGTCGTTGTGGAAGGGTTCGAAGCAGGAGGTCATTTAGGTACAGACAGATCCATGTTTGATATCCTTCCTGAAGTCTTAGAGGCGGTTTCGATTCCGGTTATTGCTGCGGGTGGAATTCTGACAGGGGATGATATCGCAAAAGCCCTTCGGATTGGCGCATCAGGTGTTCAAATGGGGACCCGTTTTGTGGCTAGCCATGAATGTGATGCTCCCTTAGCCTTCAAGCAAAAGTATGTAGATGCTCAGCAAGGAGATACCGTTCTAATCAAGTCTACTGTGGGTCTGGAAGGTAGAGCGATTCGGAATGAATTTACGGACCGGATCAGTAATGATGCCAAATTAAAGATAGTCAAATGCTATGATTGTCTAAAGGTTTGTTCACATCGCTTCTGTACAATGGAATCCCTGCTCACTTCCCTTAGAGGAGATGTTAAGAACGGTTTGGTTTTTGCTGGGTCCAGAGTTCATGAGATTAAAGAGATTTTGTCCGTACAGCAGATTATCGATAATTTAATGAATGAGTATCAAGGGGCATTTAACCCGGCAACTTAG
- a CDS encoding NAD(P)-dependent alcohol dehydrogenase has protein sequence MIKVNARATFSQEGPFKLTTIERRDLQPHDVLIEIKYAGICHSDIHTARGEWGPVNYPLVPGHEIAGIVSQVGSEVTKYSVGDRVGVGCMVDSCGECSNCHKGEEQYCLHGNTGTYGAIDRYGHYTQGGYSTHIVVTEDFVVRIPDSIPLDAAAPLLCAGITTYSPLRHWGAAPGKKVAVVGLGGLGHMAVKIAHAMGAEVTVLSQSLKKKEDGLQLGADHYYATSDQETFKQLAGSFDLIINTVSAQINIDAYLSLLALDGTLVNVGAPADPLAVNVFSLIGQRRSFAGSMIGGIRETQEMLDFCAEHNIASEIEVISADRIDEAWERVLASDVRYRFVIDISTMGNE, from the coding sequence ATGATAAAAGTTAATGCACGTGCTACATTCAGCCAGGAAGGTCCGTTCAAGCTAACCACCATTGAGCGCCGGGATCTTCAGCCGCACGATGTTCTTATTGAGATTAAATATGCCGGGATCTGCCACTCGGACATTCATACAGCCCGCGGGGAGTGGGGGCCGGTCAACTATCCGCTCGTTCCAGGACATGAGATCGCCGGGATTGTCAGTCAGGTCGGTTCCGAAGTCACAAAGTATTCCGTTGGTGACCGGGTAGGGGTAGGCTGTATGGTTGACTCCTGCGGAGAGTGCAGTAATTGCCATAAAGGCGAGGAGCAGTATTGCCTGCATGGAAATACGGGTACCTATGGAGCAATCGACCGGTACGGGCACTATACGCAAGGCGGGTATTCCACCCACATCGTAGTAACAGAAGACTTCGTAGTCCGGATCCCGGATTCCATCCCGCTTGACGCCGCTGCACCACTGTTGTGTGCCGGCATCACAACCTATTCACCGCTGCGCCATTGGGGAGCCGCTCCAGGCAAAAAAGTAGCTGTAGTGGGTCTTGGCGGACTTGGACACATGGCTGTGAAGATCGCTCATGCCATGGGGGCTGAGGTTACTGTTCTGTCACAGTCACTGAAGAAGAAAGAAGACGGTTTGCAATTAGGCGCGGACCATTATTATGCGACAAGTGATCAAGAGACATTCAAGCAGCTTGCCGGTTCGTTCGACCTAATCATAAATACGGTAAGCGCGCAGATTAATATCGATGCCTATCTTTCGCTCTTGGCACTGGATGGTACATTAGTCAATGTGGGTGCGCCTGCTGATCCATTGGCAGTTAACGTATTCTCCCTGATCGGTCAACGCCGTTCGTTTGCCGGATCGATGATTGGCGGAATCCGGGAAACGCAGGAGATGCTTGATTTCTGCGCTGAACATAATATTGCATCTGAGATCGAGGTTATCTCTGCCGACCGGATTGATGAAGCCTGGGAACGTGTACTCGCATCCGATGTGCGTTACCGGTTTGTCATCGATATCAGCACGATGGGGAACGAATAA
- a CDS encoding serine hydrolase domain-containing protein, with product MEKTFRYSYIGGIGLLKVLRYAAIFGVALVLVSCSNNSVNRGNKTLPQEKEAIHHEAAFEEELDQYMSENFSGSVLLIKNNKVIIAKGYNMSDYANNLPNGPETIHHIGSLTKAFTAAAVLQLQEAGKLSVDDPVDTYIKDYPHHEVTLRHLLTHTSGTPEYTRLPGFLNDLNVKVSVDELIAKFKDLPLEFEPGSRFSYSNSGYVLLGAVIERVSGQSYSDYLRGHIFTPLGMKRSGYLTKDSIPTDVAVGYSLLTPEVSEIAQPIDMTVPYSAGGIYSTVEDLYKWLMGLENGTILSRASWEAMRTPELNKYALGWAIPGPMGTIYTHNGAINGFSSEIWRDMSKGTAVILLSNVEGDLGHLRDILLRMLDTMEDAGRE from the coding sequence GTGGAAAAAACGTTTCGTTATTCTTACATAGGGGGGATTGGTTTGTTAAAAGTTTTAAGATATGCTGCAATCTTCGGCGTAGCGCTTGTCCTGGTCTCCTGCTCCAATAATAGCGTCAACCGTGGCAATAAAACGTTACCGCAAGAGAAAGAAGCCATTCATCATGAAGCTGCTTTTGAAGAAGAGCTTGACCAGTATATGTCCGAGAATTTTTCAGGATCTGTGCTTCTTATCAAAAATAACAAGGTTATTATTGCCAAAGGATATAATATGTCAGACTATGCCAATAACTTACCTAACGGACCTGAGACTATTCATCACATTGGTTCACTTACTAAAGCCTTTACTGCTGCAGCGGTCCTGCAGCTTCAAGAGGCCGGAAAGCTCAGCGTTGACGACCCCGTAGATACATACATTAAAGATTACCCTCATCATGAAGTTACACTCCGCCACTTGTTAACCCACACGTCCGGAACACCCGAATACACCCGTTTACCGGGTTTTCTAAATGATCTCAATGTCAAAGTGAGCGTTGACGAACTGATTGCCAAATTTAAAGACCTGCCACTTGAGTTTGAACCGGGCAGCCGGTTTTCTTACAGTAACTCCGGGTATGTGCTGCTGGGAGCTGTAATCGAACGAGTGAGCGGACAATCTTACAGCGATTATTTGAGGGGGCATATTTTTACACCGCTTGGCATGAAAAGATCAGGATATTTAACCAAAGACAGCATTCCTACAGATGTTGCCGTCGGGTACTCCCTTCTTACTCCTGAAGTCTCTGAGATCGCCCAGCCTATTGATATGACCGTTCCTTATTCGGCTGGAGGCATTTACTCCACTGTGGAAGATCTTTATAAATGGCTTATGGGGCTTGAGAACGGGACAATCCTTAGCAGGGCTTCCTGGGAAGCGATGCGCACACCAGAGCTTAATAAATATGCCTTGGGCTGGGCAATTCCCGGACCAATGGGTACGATATACACACATAATGGGGCAATTAATGGTTTCTCCTCGGAGATTTGGCGGGATATGTCTAAGGGAACAGCGGTTATTCTGCTTAGCAATGTAGAGGGAGACCTTGGGCATCTGAGGGATATACTGTTGCGTATGCTTGATACCATGGAGGACGCAGGACGGGAATAG
- a CDS encoding MerR family transcriptional regulator, which translates to MKTYSISEVAEYFNMTPHTLRYYDKEGLIPFIERTSSGKRVFKESDMDALKVIECLKLSGMPIKEIKHFIEWCSEGDATLQQRYDMFLERKASVEAQMEELKKTMEVIEHKCLYYKTALDSGTEAVHKNSKLKHSSPH; encoded by the coding sequence ATGAAGACATACTCCATAAGTGAAGTTGCAGAATACTTTAACATGACACCACATACCCTGCGTTACTATGACAAGGAAGGTCTAATTCCTTTTATCGAAAGGACCTCCAGCGGGAAACGCGTGTTCAAAGAATCGGATATGGACGCTTTAAAAGTAATTGAATGCCTGAAGTTATCCGGGATGCCGATTAAGGAAATCAAACATTTCATTGAGTGGTGCTCTGAAGGAGACGCCACCCTGCAGCAAAGATATGACATGTTCCTGGAACGTAAAGCTTCCGTAGAAGCGCAGATGGAAGAGCTCAAAAAAACGATGGAAGTTATAGAACATAAATGTTTATATTACAAGACCGCCTTGGATAGCGGGACGGAAGCTGTTCATAAAAACAGTAAACTAAAACATTCATCTCCTCACTAA
- a CDS encoding TetR/AcrR family transcriptional regulator, which produces MMIKEFIEEERAGSRMAKITQELIIETAEALMERTDKSEVTLSQIADELSITHAALYKHFKNKQELWAAVSKSWFNRMISEQIQIDMTNSANPKELLHDWLWAFANAKKRAYNENPKMFALNTQYVDSNPLVLRDVLWDSYQIIDGIMDYHDPRFERAEAILSAFAVFSLPSFKESWNFPDYQERFERIWRLIKQGL; this is translated from the coding sequence ATGATGATTAAGGAATTTATTGAAGAAGAAAGGGCTGGCAGCAGAATGGCTAAAATCACACAAGAGCTCATTATTGAAACAGCCGAGGCATTAATGGAGCGTACTGATAAATCCGAAGTAACGCTCTCCCAAATTGCAGATGAATTAAGTATCACCCACGCTGCGCTCTATAAACACTTTAAAAATAAGCAAGAGCTTTGGGCAGCCGTCTCAAAGAGCTGGTTCAACCGGATGATTTCAGAACAAATCCAAATCGATATGACTAACTCGGCGAATCCGAAGGAATTACTCCACGATTGGCTCTGGGCATTTGCGAATGCCAAAAAACGCGCCTATAACGAGAATCCCAAGATGTTTGCCTTGAATACGCAATACGTCGACAGCAATCCACTCGTATTACGCGACGTTCTCTGGGATTCCTACCAGATTATTGACGGCATCATGGATTATCACGATCCCCGCTTTGAACGGGCAGAGGCGATTCTCTCCGCGTTTGCAGTGTTCAGTCTCCCCTCTTTTAAAGAATCATGGAATTTCCCGGACTACCAGGAGAGGTTTGAGCGTATCTGGCGTTTAATCAAACAGGGGCTTTGA